DNA sequence from the Vibrio ishigakensis genome:
GGTCAAGCGTGCTATCGAGTTCATCCGTGATAATACTTTGAATCAACCTAGTTTAGCTGAGGTCGCAGAGTCGGTTCATATGAGTGAATATCATTTGCAACGCTTGTTTGTGCAGTGGGCTGGGATATCTCCCAAGCGCTTTATGCAGTCTTTGACTAAGCAACATGCAATGCAAATGTTGAGACAGTCTGACTCGCTGCTTGACGTTGCCCATGAAGTAGGGCTCTCCGGTACTGGTCGTTTGCATGACCTTATGGTCACCTGTGAGGCTATGACTCCGGGTGAGATTCAAAGCTTGGGTGACAAACTGGTTATTGAATATGGGGTGGCTGTAACGCCCTTTGGTCAGGCTTTGATAGGGTGGACCAAACGCGGCATCTGTTATTTGCAGTTTGTTGATCAAGATATCAAGCTCAAAGAAACCCACCTTCGGGAGCAATGGCCATTGGCGAGTTTCCAGTTGTCTGATGCGCAATTTATCGCAGACAAGATATTCCCATCAGAAAAAGGGCATACACCTGAGAGGTTAAACCTGCTAGTTAAAGGGAGTAACTTCCAGATTAAGGTCTGGGAAGCGCTTATCAACAGCCAGCCTGGTGAGCTTTATTCTTACGGCCAAATAGCCAAGAAGATAGATTCACCCAAGGCATCAAGAGCAGTAGGCACAGCACTTGCCAACAACAACATCGGCTTTTTGATTCCTTGTCATCGTGTGATTCGGGGAGATGGAGAGGTAGGGCAATTTAGATGGGGAGCAAGCCGAAAGCTTGCTATCCAAAGCTGGGAATCTGCTCCAACCGCTGGATAAAAAAATGCCCCGAAATTGTTCGGGGCATTTTCATGTTTGTCTTGCTAACTTAGAAGATAAGGTGGGCAACACCTGCAATCACTGGAAGCGTGATAATGGTACGCAGGATAAAGATGATAAATAGCTCACCAATATTTACTGGGATCTTACTACCTAATAGCAGTGCACCCACCTCAGACATATAGATAAGCTGAGTAACAGACATAGCTGCAATAACAAAACGAGTCAGCTCGCTATCGATAGATGCCGCTAGGATTGATGGGATAAACATATCCGCAAAACCAACCACGATAGTTTGTGATGCTGCCGCCGCCTCTGGGATGGCTAGAAGCTCTAGGAAAGGAATAAATGGCTTACCTAGGATGGCAAATACTGAAGTGTATTCTGCGATAACCAGCGCAATGGTACCTAGACCCATAACCACAGGTAGTACGCCAAATACCATGTCTACAGCA
Encoded proteins:
- a CDS encoding methylated-DNA--[protein]-cysteine S-methyltransferase, translating into MNLNETERHYDVVKRAIEFIRDNTLNQPSLAEVAESVHMSEYHLQRLFVQWAGISPKRFMQSLTKQHAMQMLRQSDSLLDVAHEVGLSGTGRLHDLMVTCEAMTPGEIQSLGDKLVIEYGVAVTPFGQALIGWTKRGICYLQFVDQDIKLKETHLREQWPLASFQLSDAQFIADKIFPSEKGHTPERLNLLVKGSNFQIKVWEALINSQPGELYSYGQIAKKIDSPKASRAVGTALANNNIGFLIPCHRVIRGDGEVGQFRWGASRKLAIQSWESAPTAG